In Flavobacterium sp. N3904, one DNA window encodes the following:
- the rlmB gene encoding 23S rRNA (guanosine(2251)-2'-O)-methyltransferase RlmB, whose protein sequence is MEKEHQIFGIRAIIEAIQAGATVDKVYIQKEASSELMKDLMKVMKRGNINFSYVPVEKLNRLTPNNHQGAVATVSPISFYDLETLIETVIENGKKPLFLILDQISDARNFGAIIRTAECTGVNGIIVQKAGSAPVNGDTVKTSAGAIFNIPICKVEHIKDAIFLLQASGIKTVAATEKTEHNIYDISLNEPVAIIMGSEDRGVNPSVLKIVDEKAKLPMFGSIGSLNVSVACGAFLYEAVRQRS, encoded by the coding sequence ATGGAAAAAGAACATCAAATATTTGGGATTAGGGCGATAATTGAAGCCATACAAGCGGGCGCAACAGTAGATAAAGTCTATATTCAGAAGGAAGCGAGCAGCGAACTGATGAAAGACTTGATGAAAGTGATGAAGCGTGGAAATATCAATTTCTCTTATGTTCCTGTAGAAAAACTAAACCGATTGACTCCCAATAATCATCAAGGTGCTGTAGCTACCGTATCTCCTATCTCGTTTTATGATTTGGAAACTCTGATTGAAACCGTAATTGAAAACGGAAAAAAGCCTTTGTTCTTAATATTGGATCAAATCTCAGATGCACGTAATTTTGGTGCTATAATAAGAACCGCTGAATGCACTGGTGTTAATGGGATTATTGTTCAAAAAGCAGGTTCTGCACCAGTAAATGGTGATACGGTAAAAACTTCGGCAGGTGCAATATTTAATATTCCGATTTGTAAAGTAGAACACATCAAAGATGCTATTTTTCTTTTGCAAGCTAGCGGTATCAAAACCGTTGCTGCTACCGAAAAAACAGAACATAATATTTATGATATTTCTCTGAATGAACCAGTGGCCATCATCATGGGTTCTGAAGATAGAGGTGTGAATCCATCAGTGCTTAAAATCGTGGATGAGAAAGCAAAACTTCCAATGTTTGGATCTATAGGTTCATTAAATGTTTCTGTAGCCTGTGGAGCTTTTTTATACGAAGCAGTTAGACAGAGAAGCTAA